Proteins co-encoded in one Ictalurus punctatus breed USDA103 chromosome 18, Coco_2.0, whole genome shotgun sequence genomic window:
- the LOC108278549 gene encoding prolyl 4-hydroxylase subunit alpha-2, with protein sequence MLLSKTQLLPNENNLDGIAVAIIRLQELYRLDPKDMTGLESHSALSPDGCFHIAVIAHQNQQFQCAILWIQETMRKLHEGAEAVVTKENVLTLLTSIQFDVCNLHFALGVTQLLMHNDNLNLKTILQPAYTNSLIENIKNLDGMQHFITPFDTSALHRPMQNGYEALCRGQGIKMNPKRQKKLVCRYMTGEGSPQLIYAPAKEEEEWDEPLILRYHDIISLSEIEVIKRLSRPKLARAKVSDPVTGKFVYTTVRVSKSAWLSNDESPVVARVNQRLADITGLDMNTAEELQVANYGIGGHYEPHYDSMVANGLPFTEKRIATVLLYMSDVEVGGATVFPDIGAALPPKRGSAVIWFNLLKSGEVDTRTLHAACPVFVGSKWVANKWICCRGQEFRRRCTLSKSD encoded by the exons ATGCTATTGTCAAAAACTCAGCTCCTTCCCAATGAAAATAATTTGGATGGCATAGCAGTCGCCATCATTAGACTGCAGGAACTTTATAGGCTAGATCCAAAGGACATGACTG GGTTAGAATCTCACTCTGCCCTGAGCCCAGACGGGTGTTTCCACATTGCAGTGATTGCTCACCAGAATCAGCAGTTCCAGTGTGCCATTCTCTGGATTCAGGAGACTATGAGGAAGCTCCATGAGGGAGCAGAAGCTGTGGTGACCAAAGAGAACGTTCTGACTCTTCTTACCTCTATTCAGTTTGACGTGTGCAACCTACACTTTGCTCTTGGAGTAACACAGCTACTAATGCACAATG ATAATTTAAATTTGAAGACTATACTCCAGCCTGCATATACCAACAGCCTGATAGAGAATATTAAAAACTTGGATGGAATGCAACACTTCATTACTCCCTTTGACACGTCTGCTCTTCATCGTCCAATGCAAAATGGATATGAGGCCTTGTGTAGAGGGCAGGGGATCAAAATG AACCCTAAGAGACAGAAGAAATTGGTTTGTAGGTACATGACAGGTGAAGGGAGCCCTCAGCTGATATATGCCCCTGCTAAAGAAGAGGAGGAATGGGATGAGCCCCTCATCCTCAGATACCATGACATAATTTCCTTAAGTGAGATAGAGGTCATCAAAAGACTTTCTAGGCCAAAG CTTGCCAGAGCTAAAGTTTCAGACCCGGTTACTGGGAAGTTCGTTTACACCACAGTGCGAGTTTCAAAGAG TGCATGGTTGTCTAATGATGAGAGTCCTGTAGTTGCCCGTGTCAATCAGAGACTAGCTGACATCACTGGTTTGGACATGAATACTGCTGAAGAACTTCAG gTTGCAAATTATGGAATTGGAGGACACTACGAACCACACTATGACTCAATG GTGGCAAATGGCCTTCCATTTACTGAGAAAAGGATTGCAACTGTCCTGCTCTAT ATGAGTGATGTTGAAGTTGGTGGGGCCACTGTGTTTCCTGATATTGGTGCTGCACTTCCACCAAAAAGA GGTTCGGCAGTGATTTGGTTCAACCTACTGAAGAGTGGAGAAGTGGATACCAGAACTTTGCATGCTGCATGCCCAGTTTTTGTAGGCAGTAAGTGGG TTGCCAATAAGTGGATCTGCTGTCGGGGACAAGAGTTCAGGAGAAGGTGCACTCTGTCCAAGTCTGACTGA
- the skp1 gene encoding S-phase kinase-associated protein 1 (The RefSeq protein has 1 substitution compared to this genomic sequence) produces the protein MPTIKLQSSDGEMFEMDVEIAKQSVTIKTMLEDLGMDDEGDDDPVPLPNVNAAILKKVIQWCTHHKDDPPPPEDDENKEKRTDDIPVWDQEFLKVDQGTLFELILAANYLDIKGLLDVTCKTVANMIKGKTPEEIRKTFNIKNDFTEEEEAQVRKENQWCEEK, from the exons ATGCCAACAATTAAGCTGCAAAGCTCAGACGGAGAGATGTTTGAAGTGGACGTTGAAATCGCCAAACAGTCTGTAACTATAAAGACAATGTTGGAAG ATTTAGGCATGGATGATGAAGGGGATGATGATCCCGTCCCTCTTCCAAATGTGAATGCGGCCATCCTCAAAAAG GTAATTCAGTGGTGCACGCATCACAAAgatgaccccccaccccctgaGGATGATGAGAACAAAGAGAAGAGGACAGATGACATCCCTGTGTGGGATCAGGAGTTTCTCAAAGTGGACCAGGGCACACTCTTTGAGCTCATTCTG GCTGCAAATTATTTGGACATCAAAGGTTTGCTAGATGTCACCTGCAAAACAGTTGCAAATATGATTAAAGGTAAAAccccagaagaaatcaggaagaCGTTCAACATCAAAAATGACTTCACAGAGGAAGAGGAAGCTCAG GTACGCAAGGAGAACCAGTGGTGTGAAGAGAAATAA